The following coding sequences are from one Effusibacillus lacus window:
- a CDS encoding IS66 family transposase, whose amino-acid sequence YRQEQQFARLGVPLSRQTLANWMIHGADKWLRLLYHRMREHLLKQDILHADETTVQVLREPGRSAETTSY is encoded by the coding sequence GTATCGCCAGGAGCAGCAGTTTGCTCGTCTTGGGGTACCCTTGTCCCGTCAGACGCTGGCGAACTGGATGATCCACGGCGCAGACAAGTGGCTTCGACTATTGTACCATCGCATGCGTGAGCATCTGCTGAAGCAGGACATCCTGCACGCCGATGAAACAACCGTGCAGGTGCTTCGTGAACCGGGGCGGTCCGCGGAGACGACTTCGTAC